A single genomic interval of Deltaproteobacteria bacterium harbors:
- a CDS encoding type II toxin-antitoxin system prevent-host-death family antitoxin produces MVSTGIRQLKNNLSRYVSSAKEGKIILITEHGKPVARLVREASRTPTLRDRLAPLALKGLVHLPERDLSRDFPKPVALKGGRLSHWVVEDRR; encoded by the coding sequence ATGGTGAGCACGGGTATTCGCCAGTTGAAAAACAACCTGAGCCGCTATGTCTCCTCGGCAAAAGAGGGGAAAATTATTTTGATTACCGAACATGGCAAGCCGGTGGCCCGGTTGGTTCGGGAGGCCTCCCGGACACCCACTTTGCGCGACCGCCTGGCCCCTCTGGCCTTGAAAGGGTTGGTACATCTGCCCGAGCGGGATCTTTCCAGGGATTTTCCCAAACCCGTTGCCCTTAAAGGGGGGCGCCTTTCCCACTGGGTTGTCGAGGACCGCCGATGA